TCGGTGTCGGCGGGCCGGCCATACGGCCGGTCGACCACGCCGGCCCCGATCGATTGCGACCACGGCGCGTCCGCGGGCGGCGAAGCAGGCTGAGGTTCCGCGTGGCCGGGTCTGGCGCCGAGCGCGAGGCCGCCGGTCAGCGCCGCGCCCATGCCGAGAAATGAACGCCGGGCGAACCGCGGATCGGATGAATCCGCTGGCTTCGATGCCGCTGGCATATTGCGTCCCAGGGGTGGCCGCACGTTTCCTCACCTCGCGGCTCTCGACGGCCGCAGCTTTATCGTTTCCCCAGCCGTATCTACATACGCTAATTTAGTCAATGCTAAACAATGGAAAGCGCGGTAGTGTGATATATGAGAGTTCCATACGCACTCTACCTGATCGGGACATCAAGTCATGAGAGCAGTTGCGGTTGCCGCAAGAAACAAGTCCGCCGGGATCAATGCTGCCGATGTGGCGGCATTGAAAATGCTGGCAAAACAGGCAGGCCAGGCGTCGCGGCTGTTGAAGCTGCTGGGCAATGAAAAGCGGCTGTTGATCCTCTGTTTCCTCGCCGCGCGCGGGGAAATGACGGTGGGGGAACTGGTCGATGTGGCGAAGCTCAGCCAGTCCGCGCTGTCGCAGCATCTGGCGCGGCTGCGCGCCGACGGGCTGGTGACGTTCCGCCGGACGTCGCAGACGCTGCACTACAGCGTCGTCGACAAGCGGGCGCTGCGCGTGCTGCAGGTGCTCAAGGAGATCTTCTGCGGGACCATCAAATGAAACGACTGTTGGCAGCGGCGGGGATCGCCGCATGCATGGTCTCGACCTCGGGCGCACAAACCGCGCCGCCTTATCCGCCGATCACTCTCCCCCTGAAGCTCGATCAGGTGCCGGGCAAGCCGGTCTGGTACTC
The sequence above is drawn from the Bradyrhizobium sediminis genome and encodes:
- a CDS encoding ArsR/SmtB family transcription factor, yielding MLAKQAGQASRLLKLLGNEKRLLILCFLAARGEMTVGELVDVAKLSQSALSQHLARLRADGLVTFRRTSQTLHYSVVDKRALRVLQVLKEIFCGTIK